The Citrifermentans bemidjiense Bem genome window below encodes:
- a CDS encoding type IV pilus twitching motility protein PilT, with translation MELNEILGIAMKAKGSDIHLKAGLPPIVRIDGALRAIPNADRLSTDAVRTMAFNIMNERQKRIFEENYEVDLSYGVPGLGRFRVNVFAQRGTVALVLRAIPIAIPTLETLNLPPVLKKLALEQRGLILVTGTTGSGKSTTLASIIDYINEHRTCNIITIEDPVEYLHKDKKSLISQREVGFDTLTFGKALTSALRQDPDVILVGEMRDYETIETALTAAETGHLVLSTLHTLDAAETVNRVISVFPPYHQRQVRMQLSGILKGVISQRLVPRADGKGRVPAVEVLIGTARIRDCIDDKEKTKQIPEAIAQGFTTYGMQTFDQSLMQLMTKNLISYEEAMRQSSNPDDFALKVSGISSTSDSSWDEFTSEEPSADGGEMNIEKY, from the coding sequence ATGGAACTTAACGAGATCCTCGGCATAGCCATGAAGGCGAAGGGGTCCGACATCCACCTGAAGGCGGGGCTTCCCCCCATCGTCAGGATCGACGGCGCCTTGCGCGCCATCCCCAACGCCGACCGGCTCTCGACGGACGCAGTCAGGACAATGGCGTTCAACATCATGAACGAACGCCAGAAACGGATCTTCGAGGAAAACTACGAGGTCGACCTGTCCTACGGTGTCCCGGGTCTCGGGCGCTTCCGCGTCAACGTCTTCGCCCAGCGCGGCACGGTCGCCCTGGTTCTGCGCGCCATCCCGATCGCCATCCCGACGCTCGAAACGCTGAACCTGCCGCCGGTGCTGAAAAAGCTGGCCCTGGAGCAGCGCGGCCTGATCCTCGTCACCGGCACCACGGGGAGCGGCAAGTCCACCACGCTTGCCTCCATCATCGACTACATCAACGAGCACCGGACCTGCAACATCATCACCATCGAGGATCCGGTCGAGTACCTGCACAAGGACAAGAAGAGCCTGATCAGCCAGCGCGAGGTCGGCTTCGACACCCTGACCTTCGGCAAGGCGCTCACTTCGGCGCTACGCCAGGACCCGGACGTGATCCTCGTGGGCGAGATGCGCGACTACGAGACCATCGAGACGGCGCTCACCGCCGCCGAGACCGGCCACCTGGTCCTCTCCACCCTGCATACCCTGGACGCCGCCGAAACCGTCAACAGGGTCATCTCCGTCTTCCCCCCTTACCACCAGAGGCAGGTGAGGATGCAGCTGTCGGGGATACTGAAAGGGGTCATCTCCCAAAGGCTCGTGCCGCGCGCCGACGGCAAGGGTCGCGTCCCGGCGGTCGAGGTCCTGATCGGCACTGCGCGCATCAGGGATTGCATCGACGACAAGGAGAAGACCAAGCAGATTCCCGAGGCGATCGCCCAGGGGTTCACGACCTACGGCATGCAGACCTTCGACCAGTCGCTCATGCAGCTTATGACCAAGAACCTGATCAGCTACGAGGAAGCCATGAGGCAGTCGAGCAACCCCGACGACTTCGCCCTCAAGGTCTCCGGCATCTCTTCCACCTCCGACTCCAGCTGGGACGAGTTCACCAGCGAAGAGCCCTCCGCAGACGGCGGCGAGATGAATATCGAGAAGTACTAG
- a CDS encoding regulatory protein RecX — protein sequence MQRGSAFDCCLRVLALRDHAEAELRRKLERKGYQEEEVEASVVRLKELGYLDDLRFARAFAASQLRNGKGYGVRLKMELARRGVAAAIVDEVLSELAQEYGESDLLAQVMERRYASFDPTTATDKEKRKVIGYLQRKGFSLSAIFKKLDGHGCCDE from the coding sequence GTGCAGCGGGGAAGCGCCTTCGACTGCTGCCTGAGGGTGCTGGCCCTGCGCGACCACGCCGAGGCGGAACTGCGCAGGAAACTGGAAAGGAAGGGTTACCAGGAGGAAGAGGTCGAGGCGAGCGTCGTCCGGCTGAAGGAACTTGGTTACCTCGACGACCTCCGCTTCGCCCGTGCCTTCGCCGCCTCGCAGCTTAGAAACGGCAAGGGGTACGGGGTGCGGCTGAAGATGGAGCTCGCCCGTCGCGGCGTCGCCGCAGCCATCGTCGACGAGGTGCTCAGCGAGCTGGCACAGGAGTACGGCGAGTCCGATCTGCTGGCCCAGGTGATGGAGCGCCGTTACGCCTCCTTCGACCCAACGACCGCGACGGACAAGGAAAAGCGCAAGGTGATCGGCTACCTGCAGCGGAAGGGATTTTCCCTCTCGGCGATTTTCAAGAAGCTTGACGGGCACGGCTGCTGCGACGAGTAA
- the alaS gene encoding alanine--tRNA ligase, with translation MTGKEIRAQFFNFFQKKGHALVESSNLIPRNDPTLLFTNAGMNQFKDVFLGMEKRDYLRAVSSQKCVRAGGKHNDLENVGRTARHHTFFEMLGNFSFGDYFKKEAIGFAWEFLTKELGLSKDRLYVTVYTDDDEAADIWHNQEGVPRERIYRFGEKDNFWSMGDTGPCGPCTEIFWDNGPGTGCGSPDCAVGCDCDRYMEIWNNVFMQFNRGKDGVLTPLPKPSVDTGMGLERISAVMQGVTSNYDTDLLQGIIRHIEQVSGKKYRDDEKDDVSMRVIADHARAVTFLICDGVLPSNEGRGYVLRRIMRRAARHAKMLGIAEPVLFRIVDAVNMMMGDAYPELLEREHYVKKVILAEEERFIETLDRGLAILNEETAALKAKGEKVISGEVIFKLYDTFGFPVDLTADIVESEGFTLDEDGFALCMEKQRVKARENWKGSGEQGLADIYKELHGTGITTDFLGYSEQTAFSTISAIVKGGTLVEEASAGDEIEIVTAATPFYGESGGQAGDTGTISTGSGHIEVTGSTRPFTDLIVHRGRVVSGAVRTGEAADLKITVANRAATARNHTATHLLQAALREVLGDHVKQAGSLVTPDRLRFDFTHFTPMTQEEIRRVEILVNGHIMGNSTVESREMPAADALAAGATALFGEKYGDVVRVVKVGDVSSELCGGTHVHGAGEIGFFKIISEAGIAAGVRRIEAQTGSGALAVVHGMEDEQRGIATLLKAEGGTVLDKVEKLVAGQRELQKELETLQARLNASKSADLIQQVREQNGIKILSVKVDGDAKGLRELSDTLKQRIGSGIIVLGTSDAARANLLVAVTADLSARWKAGDIIKAIAPIVGGNGGGKPELAQAGGSKPEHLAEALEAVYQIVG, from the coding sequence ATGACAGGCAAAGAGATCCGGGCTCAGTTCTTCAACTTCTTTCAGAAAAAAGGGCATGCCCTTGTGGAGAGCTCGAACCTCATCCCACGCAACGACCCTACCCTCCTCTTCACCAACGCCGGCATGAACCAGTTCAAGGACGTCTTCCTCGGCATGGAGAAAAGGGATTACCTGAGGGCGGTCTCCTCCCAGAAATGCGTGCGCGCCGGCGGCAAGCACAACGACCTCGAGAACGTGGGTCGCACCGCCAGGCATCACACCTTTTTCGAGATGCTGGGGAATTTCTCCTTCGGCGACTATTTCAAGAAGGAGGCGATCGGCTTTGCCTGGGAATTCCTGACCAAGGAACTCGGCCTCTCCAAGGACCGCCTCTACGTCACCGTCTACACCGACGACGACGAAGCGGCCGACATCTGGCACAACCAGGAAGGGGTGCCGCGCGAGCGCATCTACCGCTTCGGCGAGAAGGACAACTTCTGGTCCATGGGCGACACCGGCCCCTGCGGCCCCTGCACCGAGATCTTCTGGGACAACGGCCCGGGAACCGGCTGCGGCAGCCCCGACTGCGCGGTAGGATGCGATTGCGACCGCTACATGGAGATCTGGAACAACGTCTTCATGCAGTTCAACCGCGGCAAGGACGGCGTCCTGACCCCGCTCCCGAAACCTTCCGTCGACACCGGCATGGGCCTTGAGCGCATCTCGGCCGTCATGCAGGGGGTCACCTCCAACTACGACACGGACCTCCTGCAGGGGATCATCCGCCACATCGAGCAGGTCTCCGGGAAGAAGTACCGGGACGACGAGAAGGATGACGTCTCCATGCGCGTCATCGCCGACCACGCCCGCGCCGTCACCTTCCTGATCTGCGACGGCGTCCTCCCCAGCAACGAGGGGCGCGGCTACGTGCTCAGGCGCATCATGCGCCGCGCCGCCCGCCACGCGAAGATGCTGGGAATCGCCGAGCCGGTCCTCTTCCGCATCGTCGACGCGGTGAACATGATGATGGGCGACGCCTACCCGGAGCTTCTGGAGCGCGAGCATTACGTAAAGAAGGTGATCCTGGCCGAGGAGGAGCGCTTCATCGAGACCCTCGACCGCGGCCTCGCCATCTTGAACGAGGAGACGGCGGCGCTCAAGGCCAAGGGAGAGAAGGTCATCTCCGGCGAGGTCATCTTCAAGCTCTACGACACCTTCGGCTTCCCGGTCGACTTGACCGCCGACATCGTCGAGTCCGAAGGATTCACCCTCGACGAGGACGGCTTCGCCCTCTGCATGGAGAAGCAGCGCGTCAAAGCGAGGGAGAACTGGAAGGGGTCCGGCGAGCAGGGGCTGGCCGACATCTACAAGGAGCTGCACGGCACCGGCATCACCACCGACTTCCTGGGCTACAGCGAGCAGACCGCCTTCTCCACCATCAGCGCCATCGTCAAGGGTGGGACCCTGGTCGAAGAGGCGAGCGCCGGCGACGAGATCGAGATCGTCACCGCGGCGACCCCGTTCTACGGCGAGTCCGGCGGGCAGGCCGGCGACACCGGAACCATCTCCACCGGCTCCGGCCACATCGAAGTGACCGGCTCCACCCGCCCCTTCACCGACCTCATCGTGCACCGCGGCCGCGTGGTCTCCGGCGCCGTCAGGACCGGCGAAGCGGCAGACCTGAAGATCACCGTCGCCAACCGCGCCGCAACGGCCAGAAACCACACGGCGACCCACCTCTTGCAGGCGGCGCTCCGGGAGGTGCTGGGCGATCACGTGAAGCAGGCAGGCTCCCTGGTGACCCCGGACCGGCTCCGCTTCGACTTCACCCACTTCACCCCGATGACCCAGGAGGAGATCCGCAGGGTCGAGATCCTGGTGAACGGCCACATCATGGGGAACTCCACGGTTGAGTCCCGCGAGATGCCGGCGGCAGACGCGCTTGCCGCAGGCGCCACAGCGCTCTTCGGCGAGAAGTACGGCGACGTGGTCCGCGTGGTCAAGGTGGGAGACGTCTCCAGCGAACTCTGCGGCGGCACCCACGTCCACGGCGCCGGCGAGATCGGCTTCTTCAAGATCATCTCCGAGGCGGGGATCGCCGCGGGGGTCCGGAGGATCGAGGCGCAGACCGGCAGCGGCGCGCTGGCGGTGGTGCACGGAATGGAAGACGAGCAGCGCGGCATCGCCACCCTTCTGAAGGCTGAAGGGGGAACCGTCCTGGACAAGGTCGAGAAACTGGTGGCCGGCCAGCGCGAGCTGCAAAAGGAGCTCGAAACGCTGCAGGCGCGTCTGAACGCCTCCAAGTCCGCAGACCTGATCCAGCAGGTGCGCGAGCAAAACGGCATCAAGATCCTGTCGGTAAAGGTCGACGGGGACGCTAAGGGGTTGAGGGAACTCTCCGACACGCTGAAGCAGCGCATCGGCTCCGGCATCATCGTCCTTGGGACCAGCGACGCCGCGAGGGCGAACCTCCTGGTGGCGGTGACGGCCGATCTCTCGGCGCGCTGGAAGGCGGGGGACATCATCAAGGCCATCGCCCCGATAGTCGGGGGCAACGGCGGAGGAAAGCCCGAGCTGGCGCAGGCGGGAGGCTCCAAGCCGGAACACCTGGCCGAGGCGCTAGAGGCGGTGTACCAGATAGTGGGGTAA